GCCACGAGGCCGGCAGTCGATTCCTCGATGCGCACCCGCACCTCGGCGCTCTGACCGGGCAGCAACTGTTCGGGAGCGTCGGCGATGCTGATGCTCAGCAGGTCCAGTTCCGGGCAGTCGATGCCGTGGCGATCGAAGGCCATGCAGATCGGCGCGTAGTTGGGCGTGCCGTTGCCGATGATGCCATCGTCATCGTCGACCGTCAGCACTTCGATGGCCGTCCGCGGCGTCGCCGAATCGCTTCCGTCGCCGCCCAGCGTGATCATCGACCACGCCACGAACAGGTCCTGGGCACGCTCGAGCGCGGGACCCGAGCCAAGCGTGTCGCTCATGTTCAGACGGATCCAACGCCACGAGCCGCCAAGCACCTGCCCGCACGTGTGGATCGCCGAGCCGCAGGGGTACTGCTGACGCGCTGCCTCGGGGTTTCGCACCGCTCCGCCGCCGACGAAGAAGCCCTGCCCCATCACGCCCGTGTCGTACAGGTTGATGGCCACCGAGTCGCCGTAGCCCTCGCCGAATGCACCCTGGGTGAGGCCGAGACGGTTCACGATGAAGTGCCCGTACTCGTGGGCCACCACCGATGAGAACGCGGTGTTCACGCAGCTGCCCGCCTGACGGAAGAAGTTAATCGACAGATCACGCGAATCAAAGAACGCGTTGCAGCTGTCGTTGATGTTCACGTAGGCGTCGGTCTGGCGATCGAGCCCCGTGAAGCCAGGCGCCCGGCTCTTCATGAAGTCGTACGTCAGGTTGGTGTGCAGGAACGCGTTCACCTGCGCGGTCGTGAACTGTGCGGGGCTCGGGTTGAACAGCAGTTCGGCCGGGCCGGGAGGCGTCACCATGTCGCTGGCGGTAATCTCCGAACCAGCGGTGTCCGTCACGGCCACCCACGGACCAACCAAAGCACCCTGCACCGTCACCGACGATGCGCCGGCGTGCGGAATCACGAAATCGCCGTTCAAGTCGCTCGTCGCGCTCGCGCCACCCGAGATCATGACCTGCAGCAACGGCAACCGCTGCGACACCGGCGGATTGCTCGTGGTGTCGGGCAGGATGCCCGGCGTCGCCATACCACTGACCGTGCCCTCGACGTCCACGTGCGACACCGTCGACTGCACGAGCAACTGCTCGCCCGTCTCGGCGTCAACAAACACCTCGTAAGCCTGATCCACGATCGGGAAGCTCGCGTGCTCGGCCGTCACGCGCCATGCCGGACGGGTCTGGCCCGACTCCACGCCATCGCCGCCGTGGAAGAACGCCACGAGCTCCGGCTGGCTGAAGTTCACGAAGTTCATGAAGCGAACATCGTCCCGCACCGATGCCACGGCTTGGTCGGCCGTAAGGAACACCGAATCACGCAGATCGCCGTCGGTGTTCTGCGCCAGCTTGCCCGAGGCATAGACCACGGCGTGATCAACGCCGCGATCGAGCACCAGCACGCGACCCACGCCCAGGTGCACCGGAAGGCCATCGATCGTCTGGTTGAACAGGAACGCCGTGAACTTGCCGTCGCGAACCTCGGTCTGGTGCGCCAGCTCCAGCGTCAGCTCACCAACGCCGAACTCCGAGCCGTGCTGCGCGAGGAAGTCCATGGCCGCCTGCTCGGCCGTCAGCCCCGTGGTCATGGGCACGCCATAGAACGCCTCGATTCGCCCCGCCTCGTGCTCGAGCGTGCGAACGCCCGGATACGCCTCGGCCAGGCTGTCGCCGATCACGATGACGTCGTCGGCCGATGCCGACGCCACGGCCATCAATCCAACGCCAAGACCGGCCACCAGTCGAATAGCAACGGCGTTCTTCTTACTTCCTCGCATGGAAATCCTCCCCTGTTCTCGGGATGTGGGTTGCATCGCCGGTGGCGCCCGACTCGGGCCAGCGCCGCACGCGGTCGATTCGTCCGGCAACACGGATTCACCGGCAACCAGACGAGAACTGTTACAAGTTTGCCAGAACGCCCGTTACGAGCCATTGTGACGCGCGAACGCACCACGGGCCACGCCAAAGCACGCCCAGGCGCCAGATTCCCCGCCGACGCCCGCATAGACGTCAATATCCGAGACCCGTCCGCATAACCCCCACCCATCCGCGGATGGTCTACGTTGCAAAAGCTCGGGAATCCCAACATGTCGAGCACCGCCGGATAAAAAAGCAAGGAGCCGCCCTCCTCAGGCGGCCCCTTCGCG
This window of the Phycisphaerales bacterium genome carries:
- a CDS encoding GC-type dockerin domain-anchored protein; the protein is MRGSKKNAVAIRLVAGLGVGLMAVASASADDVIVIGDSLAEAYPGVRTLEHEAGRIEAFYGVPMTTGLTAEQAAMDFLAQHGSEFGVGELTLELAHQTEVRDGKFTAFLFNQTIDGLPVHLGVGRVLVLDRGVDHAVVYASGKLAQNTDGDLRDSVFLTADQAVASVRDDVRFMNFVNFSQPELVAFFHGGDGVESGQTRPAWRVTAEHASFPIVDQAYEVFVDAETGEQLLVQSTVSHVDVEGTVSGMATPGILPDTTSNPPVSQRLPLLQVMISGGASATSDLNGDFVIPHAGASSVTVQGALVGPWVAVTDTAGSEITASDMVTPPGPAELLFNPSPAQFTTAQVNAFLHTNLTYDFMKSRAPGFTGLDRQTDAYVNINDSCNAFFDSRDLSINFFRQAGSCVNTAFSSVVAHEYGHFIVNRLGLTQGAFGEGYGDSVAINLYDTGVMGQGFFVGGGAVRNPEAARQQYPCGSAIHTCGQVLGGSWRWIRLNMSDTLGSGPALERAQDLFVAWSMITLGGDGSDSATPRTAIEVLTVDDDDGIIGNGTPNYAPICMAFDRHGIDCPELDLLSISIADAPEQLLPGQSAEVRVRIEESTAGLVAGTEMLGLIIDGDTQMVSLTPDGDEYVATIPGQPGLTDLAYFVTADADTGDTVRVPSEGGFPVLVGEEFVSFDFETAAGWTVESTSLSDGAWDRGVPAGGGDRQDPPADFDGSGQAWVTDNVDGNSDVDGGPTILVSPEFDLSAYGDAIVSYARWFQSVNGVTDDFLVQFSDNGGLTWSGADFTSHDPSGWVQVSVRVSDVVDVTSEFRVRFVANDTPNDSVTEAGVDAFRIIVDGGSACRADFDGNGTLDIFDFLAFQNAFGAGDPSADFDGNGTLDIFDFLAFQNEFAAGC